A region of the Acidicapsa ligni genome:
ATCGTGTTGTCAGCACTGCGAAGCAGTTGGAAGGCATAGTCTCGAGCTTCCCAAGTTTTGATGGCCAACTGTACAACATTGAACAGGATCGAATTGCGGCTCGTAAGATTTTTGGTGAATCTCTGCTTAGGCTCGACCAGGCTTTTATCACTCCGCTCGATCGCGAAGACATTCTAGGTCTCATCAACGAAATGTATGGCGTCGTCGATAGATCTTCAGAACTATCGCAACGATTTCGTCTCTACAGGTTGAAAGACTTGCATCCGACCCTCACCGGTCAGGCGAAGAATCTTTCGACTATTGCCAGCGTACTCAATGGCATTATCCACGGCTTGCGCAAGCAAAAGAAGCTGAAGGATTTCAAGCCGGATTTAGACGCTGTTTCGGATGCCATGGAATTGGTCAAGCGCGATCGAGAGACCTTCTTAGGAGATCTTTTTCAGGGAAATCCTGACCCTCTCGAAGTGATCAAGAAAAAAGAATTGCATGATCTCCTGGAAGAAGCGATTGAACGCTGCGAAGACGCGACAGAAACGCTGGCTCGCGTGTTACTCAAGAATGGCTGAGAGGAACTATTATGCCGATCCTCTATTTTGTCATTGTCCTGGTTGCCGTCGCATTGATTTTTGATTTCTTCAATGGCTTTCACGATGCGGCCAACTCCGTGGCAACCGTTGTGACCACTCGTGTACTTTCACCGGTACAGGCGGTCCTTTGGGCTGCATTTTTTAATTTCGTTGCGGCCTTTCTTTTCGGAACTGGTGTGGCTCAGACCATCAGCAATAAGCTGATCGATCCAAAGGCGGTCGATGTCTATGTCATTTGTGGTGGTCTGATAGGTGCCATCGCCTGGGACATTATTACGTGGCTGATGGCGCTGCCGACGAGTTCTTCCCATGCCATCATCAGTGGATACGCGGGCGCTGCAATCGCTAAGGCAGGATTCAGTGTCATCCTGCTTAAAGGATGGGTACCGGTGATTGTGTTTCTGATCATCTCGCCAGTCATCGGGATGATCCTGGGCTGGCTCATTATGACTATGGTTGGTTGGATGATGCGGAAGACGGAGCGCTATAAGGCGGAGAAGCGCTTTCGCCATTTACAGCTTCTCTCTGCGGGGCTCTACTCGCTTGGCCACGGCACGAATGATGCTCAAAAAACGATGGGCATCATCGTAGCTCTGCTCGCTGCGGCAGGCCACGAGCAATGGGGTAAAGCGAGCCATTCCGGATTTCAGGGGCTAGCCGGAAAACATGAGATTGCGTGGTGGATTATTCTTAGCTGCCACGCGGCGATGGCACTGGGCACGATGGCCGGTGGGTGGCGGATCGTCAAAACGATAGGCTCACGCATCACTCCGCATCTGCGTCCGGTTGGAGGCTTCTCCGCTGAATTGGCCGCTGCCACCACGATTGGCCTTGCCACACTGGCCAGTGTTCCTATCTCTACTACGCATGCAATTGGAGGGGCTGTGTCTGGGGTGGGAGCGACACGGGGCTGGCATGCCGTTCGATGGATATGGGGAGAAAAGATTGTGATTGCGTGGGTCGTTACGTTCCCCGCAGCGGCCCTGATTGGAGCTGGAGGGTATGCTTTGGCTCACTTCGCAATTCAACCTTTCATCCAATAACTGGGAGACCTGCTTCTTATAAGCATGAGACAACGCTTATGCGCAAATGTGTTCTCGATTCATCGCGACAGCATGGTCAAAAGGGAACTTCGTTTGTGGGGTGAGTTGGATAAGATTTACGTTCGCTGTGATAGCACTTACGAATGAGAGGTAGTCGCGCATGGCCAAAAAGAAAGCAAGGGCTAAAGCAATCAAGGCGGTCAAGAAAGCTGTTAAGAAAGCAATCAAAAAGGGCGTGCTTGAAGATGAAATCGAGCAAACCACCGAGAGCGAAATCACCAAGAGCTCGGAAATTGAAAGACCGCACAATCACAAGTGAGCAGGTGATACCTAGAGGAGTCGTTCAGGGAGAAAGGGATGCGTGAGTTTGAGCTCTACGAAGCTGCCAAACTGAAGGATGGTCAGCGACAGATTTTCAATGTTGGCAAGACCGAGATGCTCGTTCTCAGGCACCATCACAAACTCATAGCAATACAGAGCAAGTGCCCCCACGCGGGTGGTCCACTTGAGGAAGGCGCGATCTGCAATGGTCGAATTGTTTGTCCGTGGCACATGGGGACCTTCAATCTGCCGGATGGAAAATTGATTGAGCCTCCCGCTATGCAATCGCTTGATACATATTCGATCCGGGAGGGAAGGGAAGGTGTATTCGTCTCTGTACCTGATGCTAAAAAGCCCGTATCAATGCACGCGACAGACAAGCGAAAGTTTCTAATCGTCGGTTGCGGCGCTGCGGGCGCTATGGCTGCTAAAACGCTGAGGGATGAGCATTTTTCAGGGAAGATTCTTATGGTTGATCCGCATAGCGAGGAGCCGATTGATCGGACGATGCTGACGAAGATGTCGCTTAGCGGAAAAGAGCCTGTTCCAAAACTCAAAGAACTGAATGACCTGAATCTTACTCGAATCACTGCATCGTTGGTCAGGCTTCAATCTGATCGGAAGATGGTTACTCTTAGCGATGGGTCCAGATTTAAGTATGATGCTGCACTCATCGCCACAGGCGGTAAGCCGAAGCAATTGCCAACGAAGGTGACAGATAAAATACATGTCATTCGTCATACGGAGGATCTCAAAAGTCTGCGACGAGCGGCTCTCCCTAAAAGCCACGCGGTCATCATTGGTACCAGCTTCATCGGGATGGAAGCAGCGTCCGCTCTTACCCAGCGTGGACTCAAAGTCACAGTAATCGGAGAAGAGGAGCTTCCATTTGAGAAGCAGTTTGGATGCGAGATCTCCAGTGCTCTGCTTTCTTTACACAAGCGGAAAGGTGTGAAGTTTGTCCTGGGTGTCAAAATTATTCAACTGACTAATAATCGAGTGCTTTTACAAAAAGGTGACAAGGTCGTGCCTATCGATGCTGATCTCGTCGTTCTCGGTGTGGGAGTGGTACCTAAACTTGATTTTGAACACGACCTTCCTCTTGCCGCTGATGGTTCCGTGCTTACGGACAAATCGCTACGTGCCGATGGGCACGTCTGGGTTGCGGGTGACATTGCTAACGTAGGAGGCCGGCGTATTGAACACTGGAGAGTTGCGCAACAACATGGAATGGCCGCTGCGAAACAAATGCTCGGTCAGCGGGCGGATGTCGAATCCGTTCCGTTTTTCTGGACCTATCATTTCGAGAAGAAAATCAATTATCTCGGTCATGCTACTGAGTGGGAAGACATTTCGATAGTTGGTGATGTCGATAGATTAGATTTCATTGCCTTCATGACTACGCGGGGTAAGGTCAAAGCTGTTGTGAGTTGTGCTAAAGAAACCGAGACGGCATTGCTCGCTGAGTTAATGCGTAAACCATTATCGCTGAGCACTGCGAACCGAGCGATTCGCTCTATTGCCAGCCGAGGCTAGTGCTCTGTGTAAGTAGCGAGAACTGTATGGATGAGAGCTTAGAGACTTAAATCTTGTGGGAGATTCTCGAGGGCTGGCTCGGCTGTACGTCGATCATTTCGGTTAGCAGAACATCTGACTCCGACAAGCTATGCAGAACTGCTGCTTCGAGCATTGCAATCGCTTCGTCTTGCGATGAAGGCTTCCTCTTTCCTTTCTCGTGTCAACCGTCAGCGCATTCATCTGCGCGGGTGAACGGATCGTACCAATCCGAATACCGGGTTGCTGAACTAGTGTTTCCCTGGAGTGGGCAACATCATCCTTGAGCGAGTTTCACTGAATCCATTCATGGAATCAACTTCTTCGACAGAATCTGCATCTCACTGCAAAAGTGGGTTTAGGTCTTATAAGACGAATTGCGCTTGTTGAGCTGCAACTATCGCAGTCGCGCTGTCGATTAAGTTGCACGCTTTTGCTCACTGATTATGAAATGTCATGAAGACAAACAATGATGAAGAAGGTTTGCTGAAAAACTTATTATTTTTGTGCGGTTGCGCAGTGCAAGCGACCAAGCGAGTCCTGACGCGTTCAAGGTTGGTAGTGTGCGTGGCCTTCATTACCTTCATTTTCGGGGGCCTGCCTAGTCAGGCACAAGGACCTTCGCAGGCGAGTGCTACATCGTCACGTGCAACTCAACTACCGCCGTCAGGCCGGGCACCGGGCTCAGTCATGTCCATGCAGGTAACTACAGCCGCAGCAGCTGGCAACTCTGTCAATGTGATTGACAGCTCTATCTCGACGCAGCAGCCGTATAACGGCAGCGTACCAATGGGTGTGCTGAAAGATGGTGTTTTGAATCTCACGCTGGAAGATGCATTGAAGATGGGGCTGCGCCAAAACCTGGGAGCCATCACTGAATCATCCGCGATTCAACAGGCCACAGGTCAACGCCAAGTCGCTAGAAGCGAATTGATGCCCCAGCTTAATGTGGCCGTGTCGGAAGAGTTTGAGCGACTGAACTTGAGGACGCAGGGCGTAGAGGTCAATACCTTTCCTGAATCAGTGAAGTTCAATTTTTACGATGCACGAACAAAACTCAATCAGAGCGT
Encoded here:
- a CDS encoding DUF47 domain-containing protein, yielding MFNLLPKDDKFYDELEQLADRVVSTAKQLEGIVSSFPSFDGQLYNIEQDRIAARKIFGESLLRLDQAFITPLDREDILGLINEMYGVVDRSSELSQRFRLYRLKDLHPTLTGQAKNLSTIASVLNGIIHGLRKQKKLKDFKPDLDAVSDAMELVKRDRETFLGDLFQGNPDPLEVIKKKELHDLLEEAIERCEDATETLARVLLKNG
- a CDS encoding inorganic phosphate transporter, which codes for MPILYFVIVLVAVALIFDFFNGFHDAANSVATVVTTRVLSPVQAVLWAAFFNFVAAFLFGTGVAQTISNKLIDPKAVDVYVICGGLIGAIAWDIITWLMALPTSSSHAIISGYAGAAIAKAGFSVILLKGWVPVIVFLIISPVIGMILGWLIMTMVGWMMRKTERYKAEKRFRHLQLLSAGLYSLGHGTNDAQKTMGIIVALLAAAGHEQWGKASHSGFQGLAGKHEIAWWIILSCHAAMALGTMAGGWRIVKTIGSRITPHLRPVGGFSAELAAATTIGLATLASVPISTTHAIGGAVSGVGATRGWHAVRWIWGEKIVIAWVVTFPAAALIGAGGYALAHFAIQPFIQ
- a CDS encoding FAD-dependent oxidoreductase; the protein is MREFELYEAAKLKDGQRQIFNVGKTEMLVLRHHHKLIAIQSKCPHAGGPLEEGAICNGRIVCPWHMGTFNLPDGKLIEPPAMQSLDTYSIREGREGVFVSVPDAKKPVSMHATDKRKFLIVGCGAAGAMAAKTLRDEHFSGKILMVDPHSEEPIDRTMLTKMSLSGKEPVPKLKELNDLNLTRITASLVRLQSDRKMVTLSDGSRFKYDAALIATGGKPKQLPTKVTDKIHVIRHTEDLKSLRRAALPKSHAVIIGTSFIGMEAASALTQRGLKVTVIGEEELPFEKQFGCEISSALLSLHKRKGVKFVLGVKIIQLTNNRVLLQKGDKVVPIDADLVVLGVGVVPKLDFEHDLPLAADGSVLTDKSLRADGHVWVAGDIANVGGRRIEHWRVAQQHGMAAAKQMLGQRADVESVPFFWTYHFEKKINYLGHATEWEDISIVGDVDRLDFIAFMTTRGKVKAVVSCAKETETALLAELMRKPLSLSTANRAIRSIASRG